Genomic DNA from uncultured Methanospirillum sp.:
CCACGTCCAACCGACACTTCAACCCTTGCTGATATCCATCTCCAGGTCGAGCAGGGATATGATTACGAACTCCTCCAGGCACTTCGTGCCGCAGTTCGTGGCGAGCCTCTTGTCGGAGATGTCATCGCAGGTGTTCCGAAAGAGACAGTCTACGAAGCTGTTGAAGTTCTCAAGTCAGGACGGTTCGGAGTCATATTCTTCGGTATGGGTGTTACCCAGTCGCTTGGAAAAGACCACAACATCGATGCAGCCATCTGTCTGACCAAGGATCTCAACGATTACACCAAGTTCTCGATCGTTGCAATGCGTGGTCACTACAATGTGACCGGATCAGGTCAGGTGCTCGGCTGGCAGTATGGATTCCCATACTCTGTAGACCTGTCACGTGGATTTGCAAGATATAATCCCGGAGAGACCGGCTCTATCGAGGTCCTCAAACGCCAGGAGGCAGATGCAATCTTTGTGCTTGGCAGTGACCCGGGTGCACACTTCCCGATGAGGTGTGTCAAGGAGATCTCCAGACTCCCCTCTGTTGCAATCGATCCACACATCACACCAACCACTGAGATCTGTGACGTACACGTCCCGGTAGCATTCGTCGGTGTTGAAGTCGGTGGTAACTGCTATCGTATGGACAACGTCCCAATCGAGGCACGTAAAGTTGTAGAACCACCAGAGGGCATGATGACCGACCAGCAGTTCCTCACTGCGGTTCTCGCGAGAGTAAAAGAGCTCAAGGCTAACTAGAGGGAGAGAACATGAGCGAATATATCATCAAAAACGGAACTGTCTACGACCCGAAGACCGAG
This window encodes:
- a CDS encoding formylmethanofuran dehydrogenase subunit B, yielding MSKTITDVVCPFCGTLCDDLIVTTDDEGKKILSVDNACAIGAEKFIHSSDHSHRVTRPRKMQEDGSFKEISYEEAIEHTAKILSNAKKPLMYGWSSTSCEADSVGHEIAELCGGIVDNTAAVCHGTTLIAVQNVGIPSCTLGEVKNRADRIIFWGCNPAHAHPRHMSRYSIFPRGYFTGKGAKQRKIIVVDPRPTDTSTLADIHLQVEQGYDYELLQALRAAVRGEPLVGDVIAGVPKETVYEAVEVLKSGRFGVIFFGMGVTQSLGKDHNIDAAICLTKDLNDYTKFSIVAMRGHYNVTGSGQVLGWQYGFPYSVDLSRGFARYNPGETGSIEVLKRQEADAIFVLGSDPGAHFPMRCVKEISRLPSVAIDPHITPTTEICDVHVPVAFVGVEVGGNCYRMDNVPIEARKVVEPPEGMMTDQQFLTAVLARVKELKAN